One genomic segment of Schistosoma haematobium chromosome 6, whole genome shotgun sequence includes these proteins:
- the SERINC3_3 gene encoding Serine incorporator 3 (EggNog:ENOG410V7CS~COG:A~SECRETED:SignalP(1-18)), whose translation MGCIVSSVACCFCSSAASLCCACLPSCKSSTSSRMMFSIILIVTVLLSVIALIPNVKDSLTKIPALCTPFKLSPFTKEQKAALDCDAITGFGAVYRICFASTMFYLVFCVIMIRVHSSMDWRAKLQNGFWFFKYVCWFGLLIGAFFIPVEGFTSLWMYVGMIGGSLYIIIQLILLVDFAHSWNENWLTQYEESGEKCYALGLIFFTFLFNSLSIAGIILLFIFYASAPQCGLNKALISLNLIFCFLASVISILPRVQEYMPQSGLLQQFLVFV comes from the exons ATGGGTTGTATTGTAAGTTCAGTCGCTTGTTGTTTTTGCAGTTCTGCTGCTAGCTTGTGCTGTGCTTGCCTACCTAGTTGCAAGTCTTCGACGTCTTCACGAATGATGTTTAGTATTATACTTATTGTTACAGTCCTTCTTTCAGTAATCGCTCTAATTCCTAACGTTAAAGACAGTCTAACCAAAATCCCTGCACTCTGTACACCTTTTAAGCTGTCTCCATTTACGAAGGAGCAAAAAGCCGCTCTAGATTGTGATGCTATTACTGGTTTCGGGGCTGTTTACCGTATTTGTTTTGCATCAACTATGTTTTATCTTGTGTTCTGTGTAATTATGATCCGGGTCCACTCATCTATGGACTGGAGAGCGAAATTACAAAATGGGTTTTGGTTCTTTAAGTATGTTTGTTGGTTTGGCTTATTGATTGGTGCATTCTTCATACCCGTGGAAGGTTTTACAAGTTTATGGATGTACGTCGGAATGATTGGTGGGAGTTTGTACATAATCATACAGTTAATTCTTCTTGTGGATTTTGCTCACTCATGGAATGAGAACTGGCTAACACAGTATGAAGAAAGTGGAGAAAAGTGTTATGCACTAGGTCTGATCTTTTTCACTTTTCTCTTTAATTCATTGTCGATCGCCGGGATTATACTCCTGTTTATCTTTTACGCAAGTGCTCCACAATGTGGACTAAATAAGGCTTTAATCAGTCTTAATCTTATTTTCTGCTTCCTTGCATCAGTTATTTCAATTTTGCCGAGAGTGCAAGAATATATGCCACAGTCTGGCTTGTTACAG CAATTTCTAGTCTTCGTCTAA